One genomic segment of Sebastes fasciatus isolate fSebFas1 chromosome 17, fSebFas1.pri, whole genome shotgun sequence includes these proteins:
- the matcap2 gene encoding putative tyrosine carboxypeptidase MATCAP2: protein MLESIKVTERLHWPEVEMSKKYILNSADKALSPSQVYLEKISSSVLKDLFSSGSSSYNVLLQAEEKKSQKQQSPCKRPKTSVKCGAAFSRRNRPGMAPKKLRAPEGGGKPAQTNRVLSANSNLSKPARSIAVVGSTMGLTPRTVPQLRKVCIPTSPRTKLPSLHKASITREAENAKKLCILTAIKPSNVQKEKATFFKSDFNYNPQFEYSNPVSPPVLARHSNASDRFLTQAVNIMELALLRYGSYEKFEQATGGNLLTKSRIWHSVKKYMEKEGCLGEIVAQVTDDLLSRASMTVVNSRPTLTINISTAREHWLEGMLRHEIGTHYFRGINNCHQPWSSSAGRKKLNLKPLNPTEEGLASIHSVLFRKDPTLWRAALLYYTVYQASHMSFSELFNDLGRFVQDPNTRWDYCVRAKRGQTDTAQPGCFSKDQVYLDGILQILRYRDKINFPLLMALGKVSFEDVDRLKALAQMENVRIPHFMQDQAKYAEQLAKIMAVNELTDEELKAII, encoded by the exons ATGCTGGAGTCAATCAAAGTCACAG AAAGACTCCACTGGCCAGAAGTAGAAATGTCCAAAAAGTACATCCTAAACTCTGCTGACAAGGCACTGAGTCCAAGCCAAGTCTACCTGGAGAAGATTTCTTCCAGCGTCCTCAAAGACCTCTTCAGCTCCGGCTCCAGCAGCTACAACGTCCTGCTGCAGGCCGAGGAGAAGAAGAGTCAGAAGCAGCAATCCCCGTGCAAGAGGCCAAAAACATCAGTGAAATGTGGCGCCGCATTTAGCCGAAGAAACCGCCCAGGCATGGCTCCTAAAAAGTTGCGTGCACCAGAAGGTGGCGGCAAACCTGCACAGACAAATCGTGTCCTCTCAGCTAACTCCAATCTCTCTAAACCAGCACGGAGCATCGCAGTAGTGGGCAGCACCATGGGCCTAACCCCTCGCACAGTTCCACAGCTCAGAAAGGTGTGCATCCCCACTTCCCCTCGCACTAAACTTCCCTCGTTGCACAAAGCATCAATCACACGGGAAGCGGAAAACGCCAAGAAGCTCTGCATCCTTACAGCCATCAAGCCGTCCAATGTTCAGAAAGAGAAGGCCACGTTTTTCAAGTCTGACTTCAACTATAATCCACAGTTTGAGTACAGCAACCCAGTTTCTCCGCCCGTCCTGGCGCGGCATAGCAATGCCTCAGATCGCTTCCTGACACAG GCCGTGAACATCATGGAGCTCGCCCTGCTGCGATATGGCAGCTATGAGAAGTTTGAGCAGGCCACTGGGGGCAACCTCCTCACCAAGAGTCGCATCTGGCACAGCGTCAAGAAATACATGGAGAAGGAAGGCTGCTTGGGGGAG ATCGTAGCCCAGGTGACAGACGACCTCCTGTCCAGAGCCTCCATGACAGTGGTGAACAGCAGACCCACTCTGACCATCAACATCTCCACGGCCAGAGAGCACTGGCTGGAAGGCATGCTGAGGCATGAGATTG GCACACATTATTTCCGCGGCATCAACAACTGCCACCAGCCGTGGAGCAGCAGCGCTGGCAGGAAGAAGCTCAACCTGAAGCCTCTGAACCCCACAGAGGAGGGCCTGGCCAGCATCCACAGCGTCCTGTTCAGGAAAGACCCCACGCTGTGGCGCGCCGCCCTGCTCTACTACACCGTCTACCAGGCCAGCCACATGTCCTTCTCTGAGCTCTTCAACGATCTGGGACGCTTCGTCCAGGATCCCAACACCCGCTGGGACTACTGCGTCCGGGCCAAGAGGGGCCAGACCGATACGGCACAGCCAG GGTGCTTCAGTAAAGACCAGGTCTACCTGGATGGGATCCTGCAGATCCTCAGATACAGAGACAAGATCAACTTCCCACTGCTGATGGCTCTAGGAAAG GTGTCATTTGAAGACGTGGACCGCCTGAAAGCCCTGGCTCAGATGGAGAACGTCCGCATCCCGCACTTCATGCAGGACCAAGCGAAGTACGCCGAGCAGCTGGCGAAAATCATGGCGGTCAACGAGCTGACTGACGAGGAGCTCAAGGCCATCATCTGA